From the Hylaeus volcanicus isolate JK05 unplaced genomic scaffold, UHH_iyHylVolc1.0_haploid 11827, whole genome shotgun sequence genome, the window GCGAGGTCGACCCCCTACTGCTGGGGATTGTGTCGGCCTCGCCGACGCTAAGCGAAAGCCTAGCGAGAGGGAGCAGCGCCTGGCGATGGACGTCGCGGACCATTTAGTGTCCTCCGTCCGGATCTCCAGGTCCTGCAAGCCCCTCAAGGGCGAAGAGGAGCTGGCGGCGGAGATGCGCCACGCGCCGACCGCCGAACTGGGCTCTCGGATTTTCGAGAGCTCGGAGGCGGTCCTGAGGGTTGCGAAATGCTCCAACAACCTTCACGGGCCGATGGTGCGCCAGCTGCGGATTGCAGCGGCCACCATCAGACACGCTGCCGTCGAACAGGCGAAGCGTGTCAAGACCTCGGTCCGGGAGGTGGAGCTTGAGCGGACGGTCGCCGAGCTCAGGGCCCGCGTGACCGAGCTGGAAGCCCGGCTTGCGCGGGGCCCGGTCGCGCCTGCCGCGGTGCCGTCGGTGCCGCCGCCCGTCGATCGGGCGGTATCGGTGCCGGTGCCCCCTTCGCGGCCGGGTGCGTCCTCGACGGCGAGGTCGAGTCGGCCTGCTGCCTCGAGGCCTGCGCCGGCCGGTCCGTCGCGCAAGCCTGCGATGGGCGGCGCGACCCTCTCGCCGAGCGTGGACGTCGAGGGCCTCATCCGTCGCCTCTGCGGCGAGATGGAAGTGCGCATCGCGCCGCGCCCTCCTGCGGGTCCCTCCCAACCTGGCCCCTCGGCGGTGGGGAGCCGCCCCGGGACCGTCAGCGGGGAGCCcgcgaaaaaagaagagaggcaGGAAGAGGAGCGGGAAGAAGCAACGGGTGGCGCCGCTGCCCATCCTGCTCCGGCCTTGCCGCGCCTGCCCCGGCTGCGTCCCGGGCGAGGCCTCCGCCTGCGCCTATTGCGCCCTCCCTGACCCGTCCGGCACCTGAGACATGGTCGAAGGTGCTCGGACGCAAGGAGAGGCGTGCGGGGGCGGCACGCTCTCGCACTCGCGGGGCGTGGCCGGCTGGAGCTCCGGCCGGGCCGCGGGTTCGTCCGGCGCGTGCGCCGAAGACGGCGGCGGTATCCCTCACCGTCGCCCCGGACAGCGCCATGACCTACTCAGAGGTCATGGCAAAGGCGGTCGCTGGCGTGCGGTTACGGGATGTCGGGGTAACCGGCATCCGGTACCGCAAGGGGCAGACCGGGTCCTCCATTTTGGAGATCCCGGGCCCGGACAGCGCTGCCGGGGCGGACCGCCTGGCCGGTCGCCTGGCGGAGCTGTTCGCCGGCACGGACGTGAGGGTGTCCAGGCCGATTAAATCCGCTGAGGCGCGGGTTAGCGGCCTGGACGAATCCGTCACGGCCGACGGCGTGGCGGCGGCAGTTGCCGCGGTAACCGGGTGCCCGGTGGACAGGGTCCAAACCGGCATCATCCGGCGTTCCGGGTCCGGGCTGGGCACCGTCTGGCTCCGCTGCCCGGCGGCTGCCATGAGGGCCCTTCTGGCGGCTGGCCGCTTGCTCGTCGGCTGGTCGTCCGCCCGAGTGGAGGCCTTGCCCGCGCGAGCCCTCCGATGCTTCAGGTGCCTGGAGCTCGGGCACGTGCGGCAGAAATGCCCCCTTGAGGCGGACCGCGGGGACCGGTGCTACAGGTGCGCCGGTGCGGGCCACCGGGCACGTGAGTGCACGGCGCCCATGCGATGCCCGGTCTGTGCTGACCTGGGCAGGCCAGCCGACCACCGGCTCAGGGCCAAAAAATGTGCCCCTCCACCGCCAAAACAGGGGAGGAGGGCTCGCGTGACGACCCCGAGTTCGGGCGAATTTACGCCGGTCAGTCGACCGGCGGCAGATGCGCCGGCTGAGGCGCTGCGGGCGAGATCGCCCGCTGCGATGGAGGGAGGATCCGGCCTGGGGGAGGCCATGGACATGGCCTAAAGTTCATGCCCCCGGTCCGGATCCTCCAAGCCAACCTCAATCACTCGGCCAGGGCGCAGGACTTATTTATCCACTGCCTGGCCGAGTTAGGTGTGGGGTTGGCGGTCGCCGCGGAGCCATACCGCGTCGCCGACCGCCCGAACTGGGTGGCCGACGCGTTGGGCTCCGTGGTGATAGTGGCCAGCGACACCGCGGCCCTCTGCGTGTTCGCCCGCGGCGACGGGTTCGTCGGGGCGGAGTGCGGCGGCCTGGCCCTGATCGGGGTCTACGCCCCTCCGAGTACCCCCCTCGCGGCGTTCGAGTGGCTGCTGGACGGGATCCGGGACGCATTGTCCCGCTCTCCAGTAGCCCGAACGCTCGTGCTGGGCGACTTCAACGCCAAGTCCACGGCGTGGGGTGGCCCGGCAACGGACGCGAGGGGTCGGGCGGTGCTGGAGTGGGCGGCGAACGCGGACCTCCGACTGCTTAACCGGGGGTCCGTGAGCACGTGCGTGCGGTGGCAGGGCGAGTCGATCGTCGACTTGTCGTGGGCGACGCCTGCCGCCTCGCGTCTCGTGTCGGGATGGGGGGTAGCGGAGGAGGTGTAGTCCCTGAGTGACCACCTCTACATCCTTATGGATGTCTCCGCTGCCCCTCAGTACCATCCCGCTCGCGGAACCGCGCCGGGCCGACCGCCGCGCAGATGGGCGCTGAAGCGCTTGGAGAAGGATGCCCT encodes:
- the LOC128882449 gene encoding translation initiation factor IF-2-like, which translates into the protein MWRANAVSWHLADPLLTTWQVWRHGYGAHPQWGALTMNMDNRGLSVYGAEGVGSLSTGAVRSSRPGSPASLSYDWENPGVDHQAPGFSNAPGEETSVAGTSSAAASSGVRVREDVLLAQPVVRLERVEGRELSSGRLLAAADESGTGADSDESDSSVWSARSLQSPLRRKRGRPPTAGDCVGLADAKRKPSEREQRLAMDVADHLVSSVRISRSCKPLKGEEELAAEMRHAPTAELGSRIFESSEAVLRVAKCSNNLHGPMVRQLRIAAATIRHAAVEQAKRVKTSVREVELERTVAELRARVTELEARLARGPVAPAAVPSVPPPVDRAVSVPVPPSRPGASSTARSSRPAASRPAPAGPSRKPAMGGATLSPSVDVEGLIRRLCGEMEVRIAPRPPAGPSQPGPSAVGSRPGTVSGEPAKKEERQEEEREEATGGAAAHPAPALPRLPRLRPGRGLRLRLLRPP
- the LOC128882450 gene encoding uncharacterized protein LOC128882450, translated to MPPVRILQANLNHSARAQDLFIHCLAELGVGLAVAAEPYRVADRPNWVADALGSVVIVASDTAALCVFARGDGFVGAECGGLALIGVYAPPSTPLAAFEWLLDGIRDALSRSPVARTLVLGDFNAKSTAWGGPATDARGRAVLEWAANADLRLLNRGSVSTCVRWQGESIVDLSWATPAASRLVSGWGVAEEV